In a single window of the Corvus hawaiiensis isolate bCorHaw1 chromosome 19, bCorHaw1.pri.cur, whole genome shotgun sequence genome:
- the AANAT gene encoding serotonin N-acetyltransferase, with translation MSALSALPFLKPVHLRSPRSSPGGQRRHTLPASEFRCLSPEDAVSVFEIEREAFISVSGDCPLHLDEIRHFLNLCPELSLGWFEEGRLVAFIIGSLWDQERLSQAALTLHKPQGSAVHIHVLAVHRTVRQQGKGSILMWRYLQHLRCLPFARRALLMCEAFLVPFYQKCGFEALGPCEVTVKDLAFVEMQHPVRGHAFMRRNSGC, from the exons ATGTCGGCGCTCAGCGCGTTGCCCTTCCTGAAGCCGGTCCACCTGCGGTCACCCCGCAGCTCGCCcgggggccagcgccggcacaCGCTGCCCGCCAGCGAGTTCCGCTGCCTCAGCCCCGAGGACGCGGTCAGCGTGTTCGAGATCGAGCGCGAAG CCTTTATATCGGTCTCTGGGGACTGTCCCCTGCACCTGGATGAGATCCGCCACTTTCTGAACCTGTGCCCAGAGCTGTCCCTCGGCTGGTTTGAGGAAGGGCGGCTCGTGGCGTTCATCATCGGCTCCCTCTGGGACCAGGAGAGGCTCAGCCAG GCAGCGCTGACCCTGCACAAGCCGCAGGGCTCGGCCGTGCACATCCACGTGCTGGCCGTGCACCGCACCGTccgccagcagggcaagggctCCATCCTGATGTGGCGCTACCTGCAGCACCTGCGCTGCCTGCCCTTCGCCCGCCGCGCCCTGCTCATGTGCGAGGCCTTCCTCGTGCCCTTCTACCAGAAGTGCGGCTTCGAGGCGCTGGGGCCCTGCGAGGTGACGGTGAAGGACCTGGCCTTCGTGGAGATGCAGCACCCCGTGCGGGGACACGCCTTCATGCGCAGGAACAGCGGCTGCTGA
- the RHBDF2 gene encoding LOW QUALITY PROTEIN: inactive rhomboid protein 2 (The sequence of the model RefSeq protein was modified relative to this genomic sequence to represent the inferred CDS: inserted 2 bases in 1 codon), whose product MSAGDKNGGSRSSSSRLQSKKPPNLSIVIPPREAEEDGAHKEVSDGAASVPRWVWGAARCHPVPNAXCSAFQPSKVPIYRKSKSLQEPRPERRPGFRRQTSLSQSIRKGTAQWFGVSSDWEGNRQQWQRKSLQHCSMRYGKLKPAYRDMELPSQEGPSFQATESPKPAKMPKIVDPLARGRPFRHPDETDRPHTPHHVLPPLTPGVVSLASFNSIRSGYGRLPRRKRESVAHMSFKAAAALLRGRSVLEPLAPKQRSKRSFLYPSFMDEDMVDAADTLDSSFFSKMGMHDETYSMPDDVFESPPLSATYLRMHQVAEDARVSPEVEQPTPQEGVRLTSVSSGTGPALRRGRRITSKVKHFAFDRKKRYYGLGVVGKWLNRTYRRSLSSIVQSQLEITDSHRPYFTYWITFVHILITLLVIGTYGIAPIGFAQHVTTELVLRNKGVYESVKYIQQENFWIGPSSIDLIHLGAKFSPCIRTDRQVERLIQRERDRERGSGCCVQNDNSGCIQTLPQDCSETLATFIKWPGSNAPAMGSGEKRSSGAVCHQDPRTCEEPASNPPHVWPDDITKWPICTYETKTNHTGFAHLDCQIKGRPCCIGTKGSCEITTREYCDFMHGYFHEEATLCSQVHCLDEVCGLLPFLNPEVPDQFYRLWLSLFLHAGIIHCLVSVTFQMTVLRDLEKLAGWHRISIIFILSGITGNLASAIFLPYRAEVGPAGSQFGLLACLFVELFQSWQVLEKPWKAFLNLFGIVLFLFICGLLPWIDNIAHLFGFLSGLLLSFAFLPYITFGTVDKYRKRAMIIVSLLVFVGLFASLVVWLYVYPVNWRWVEYLTCLPFTSKFCEKYELEQVLH is encoded by the exons ATGTCAGCTGGGGACAAGAACGGGGgcagccgctccagcagcagccgcctgCAGAGCAAGAAGCCCCCCAACCTCTCCATCGTCATCCCGCCCCGGGAGGCGGAGGAGGATGGTGCCCACAAGGAGGTGAGTGATGGAGCTGCATCAGTCCCACGCTGGGTTTGGGGGGCTGCCCGGTGCCATCCTGTCCCTaatgc ctgctctgccttccaGCCCTCCAAGGTGCCCATCTACCGCAAGAGCAAGAGCCTGCAGGAGCCCCGCCCGGAGCGCCGGCCCGGCTTCCGCCGGCAGActtccctgtcccagagcaTCCGCAA GGGCACAGCGCAGTGGTTTGGCGTCAGCAGCGACTGGGAGGGGAATCGGCAGCAGTGGCAGCGCAAgagcctgcagcactgcagcatgaGGTACGGCAAGCTGAAGCCTGCCTATCGTGACATGGAGCTGCCCAGCCAGGAGGGGCCCTCCTTCCAAGCCACCGAGTCACCCAAGCCTGCCAAGATGCCCAAG aTCGTGGACCCCCTGGCCAGGGGCCGTCCCTTCCGCCATCCTGACGAGACTGACCGTCCCCACACACCCCACCATGTCCTGCCCCCGCTCACCCCCGGCGTTGTCTCCTTGGCGTCCTTCAACAGCATCCGCTCGGGCTACGGCCGCCTGCCGCGCAGGAAGAGGGAGTCTGTCGCCCACATGAGCTTCAAGGCGGCCGCAGCCCTTCTCCGT GGACGCTCTGTCCTGGAGCCACTGGCTCCCAAGCAAAGGAGCAAGAGGAGCTTCCTGTACCCCAGCTTCATGGATGAGGACATGGTGGATGCTGCTGATACCCTGGACTCATCCTTCTTCAGTAAG ATGGGCATGCACGATGAGACGTACTCCATGCCCGATGACGTCTTCGAGTCACCGCCTCTGTCAGCCACATACTTACGCATGCACCAGGTGGCAGAGGATGCCAGGGTGTCCCCTGAGGTGGAGCAGCCCACCCC gcaGGAGGGTGTCCGGCTCACTTCGGTGTCCAGCGGCACGGGCCCGGCCCTGCGGCGGGGCAGGCGCATCACTTCCAAAGTGAAGCACTTCGCCTTCGACCGCAAGAAACGCTACTACGGGCTGGGGGTGGTGGGCAAGTGGCTGAACAGGACGTACCGGCGCAGCCTGAGCAGCATCGTGCAGTCCCAGCTGGAGATCACCGACAGCCACCG GCCGTATTTCACGTACTGGATCACCTTTGTCCACATCCTCATCACCCTGCTGGTCATCGGCACCTACGGCATCGCCCCCATCGGCTTCGCCCAGCACGTGACGACAGAGTTA GTGCTGAGGAACAAGGGTGTCTACGAGAGTGTCAAGTACATCCAGCAGGAAAACTTCTGGATCGGGCCCAGCTCA ATCGACCTGATCCACCTGGGAGCCAAGTTCTCCCCCTGCATCCGGACGGATCGGCAGGTGGAGCGGCTCATCCAGCGCGAGCGGGACCGGGAGCGTGGCTCCGGCTGCTGCGTCCAGAACGACAACTCCGGCTGCATCCAGACCCTGCCGCAGGACTGCTCG GAGACGCTGGCAACGTTCATCAAGTGGCCGGGCAGCAACGCACCAGCCATGGGCTCGGGAGAGAAGCGGAGCTCGGGGGCTGTGTGTCACCAGGACCCCAG gACATGTGAGGAGCCAGCATCCAACCCACCCCATGTGTGGCCAGATGACATCACCAAGTGGCCG ATCTGCACCTACGAGACCAAAACCAACCACACAGGCTTCGCCCACCTGGACTGCCAGATCAAGggcaggccctgctgcatcGGCACCAAGGGCAG CTGTGAGATCACCACGCGCGAGTACTGCGACTTCATGCACGGCTACTTCCACGAGGAGGCAACGCTCTGCTCGCAg GTGCACTGCCTGGACGAGGTCTGTGGGCTCCTGCCCTTCCTCAACCCGGAGGTCCCTGACCAGTTCTACCGCCTGTGGCTGTCCCTGTTCCTGCACGCCGG CATCATCCACTGCCTGGTGTCGGTGACGTTCCAGATGACGGTGCTGCGGGACCTGGAGAAGCTGGCAGGCTGGCATCGCATCTccatcatcttcatcctcaGTGGCATCACGGGCAACCTGGCCAGTGCCATCTTCCTGCCCTACAGGGCAGAG gtggGCCCTGCCGGCTCCCAGTTCGGCTTGCTGGCCTGCCTCTTCGTGGAGCTCTTCCAGAGCTGGCAAGTGCTGGAGAAACCCTGGAAAGCCTTCCTCAACCTCTTTGGCATCgtcctcttcctcttcatctGCGGCCTCTTGCCCTGGATCGATAACATCGCTCACCTCTTCGGCTTCCTCAGCGGGCTCCTGCTGTCCTTCGCCTTCCTGCCCTACATCACCTTCGGCACAGTGGACAAGTACCGCAAGCGGGCCATGATCATCGTGTCCCTGCTGGTCTTCGTGGGGCTCTTTGCCTCGCTGGTGGTGTGGCTCTACGTGTACCCCGTGAACTGGCGCTGGGTGGAGTACCTCACCTGCCTGCCCTTCACCAGCAAGTTCTGCGAGAAGTACGAGCTGGAGCAGGTCCTGCACTGA